In one window of Opitutus sp. GAS368 DNA:
- a CDS encoding sulfite oxidase-like oxidoreductase: protein MSKERYIAAKEKWAEKQLAKGFKPRDTAATDRLPPGQKLTAGFPVLDLGVQPDIPLAEWSLTLDGLVEKPAVLAWAQLNALPQVTDVSDFHCVTTWSKYDCEWSGVAFTTLFELVSPRPEAKFVYFTSYDGYSTNVPLAHCLDDDVLLATKFGGEPVSREHGGPARIIIPKLYAWKGAKFVKTITFLAEDRLGFWEVRGYHNVGDPWKEERYA, encoded by the coding sequence ATGTCGAAGGAGCGCTACATCGCGGCCAAGGAGAAGTGGGCCGAAAAGCAGCTGGCCAAGGGTTTCAAGCCCCGCGACACCGCCGCGACCGACCGCCTGCCTCCGGGCCAGAAGCTCACGGCCGGCTTCCCCGTGCTCGACCTTGGCGTGCAGCCCGACATCCCGCTGGCCGAGTGGAGCCTGACGCTCGATGGCCTCGTGGAGAAACCTGCCGTGCTGGCCTGGGCGCAGCTCAACGCCCTGCCCCAGGTGACCGATGTGAGCGACTTCCACTGCGTCACGACCTGGAGCAAATACGACTGCGAGTGGAGCGGGGTCGCCTTCACCACCCTCTTCGAGCTGGTGTCCCCGCGACCGGAGGCAAAGTTCGTCTATTTCACCAGCTACGACGGTTACTCGACCAACGTGCCGCTGGCCCACTGCCTCGACGACGACGTGCTGCTCGCCACGAAGTTCGGTGGCGAACCCGTCTCGCGCGAACACGGCGGCCCGGCGCGCATCATCATCCCGAAACTTTACGCCTGGAAGGGCGCGAAATTCGTCAAGACCATCACTTTTCTCGCCGAGGACCGCCTCGGCTTCTGGGAAGTCCGCGGCTACCACAACGTCGGCGACCCTTGGAAGGAAGAGCGCTATGCTTAA
- a CDS encoding cobalamin-independent methionine synthase II family protein, which produces MCESCPSSHSSVRLSTAAKPGRAQAAAAARAPSKSAKPASAGNPKAPRILTTTVGSYPVPDWLAALPSEQGVIDATRVVFDIQRQAGIDLPTDGELYRFDVNHPDTNGMIEYFIRPMANVSAVVGRSVAEEFTRHAPMGFRRKPAGVVTGPLGEGSLNLPADCRRAALVAGGPFKFTVTSPYMLARTLLDHHYRDFAALTLAIADVLAAQMAGLPAACVQVDEANIPGNPADGPLAAAAINRVLDAIDPGTGRAVHFCFGNYGGQTIQAGGWSKLLEFLNSLHCDHLVLELAHRPAADIDALRQIDKKISLGIGVVDIKVNHIETPDEIAARIAAVEKKVGPGRVKWVHPDCGFWMLKRSVADRKIEALVLGRDKYLA; this is translated from the coding sequence ATGTGCGAATCCTGCCCGTCCTCCCACAGCTCCGTCAGACTGTCCACTGCCGCCAAGCCGGGGCGCGCGCAAGCCGCCGCCGCGGCGCGCGCGCCGTCCAAATCCGCCAAGCCCGCGAGCGCCGGCAACCCGAAGGCACCGCGCATCCTCACCACCACCGTCGGCTCGTATCCGGTGCCGGACTGGCTGGCGGCCCTGCCGAGCGAGCAGGGCGTGATCGACGCGACCCGCGTGGTGTTCGACATCCAGCGGCAGGCCGGCATCGACCTGCCGACGGATGGCGAACTCTACCGCTTTGACGTCAACCATCCGGACACGAACGGCATGATCGAATATTTCATCCGGCCGATGGCGAACGTCTCCGCCGTGGTCGGCCGCTCCGTGGCCGAGGAATTCACGCGGCATGCGCCGATGGGCTTCCGGCGCAAGCCGGCGGGAGTGGTGACCGGCCCGCTCGGCGAGGGCTCGCTCAACCTGCCGGCCGATTGCCGGCGCGCGGCGCTGGTCGCCGGCGGGCCGTTCAAGTTCACCGTGACCAGCCCCTACATGCTGGCGCGCACGCTGCTCGACCACCACTACCGCGACTTTGCCGCGCTCACGCTCGCCATCGCCGACGTCCTGGCGGCGCAGATGGCCGGCCTGCCCGCCGCGTGCGTGCAGGTGGACGAGGCGAACATTCCCGGCAATCCCGCCGATGGTCCGCTCGCGGCCGCCGCGATCAACCGCGTGCTCGACGCCATCGATCCCGGGACCGGGCGCGCCGTGCATTTCTGCTTCGGCAACTACGGCGGCCAGACCATCCAGGCCGGCGGCTGGAGCAAGCTGCTCGAATTCCTCAACAGCCTGCATTGCGACCACCTCGTGCTTGAGCTGGCCCACCGGCCGGCGGCGGACATCGACGCGCTCAGGCAGATCGACAAGAAGATCTCCCTTGGCATCGGCGTCGTCGACATCAAGGTCAACCACATCGAGACCCCCGACGAAATCGCGGCGCGCATTGCGGCCGTGGAGAAAAAGGTCGGTCCGGGCCGCGTGAAGTGGGTGCACCCGGACTGTGGCTTCTGGATGCTCAAGCGCTCGGTGGCGGACCGGAAGATCGAGGCGCTCGTCCTGGGCCGGGACAAATACCTCGCGTGA
- a CDS encoding right-handed parallel beta-helix repeat-containing protein, which translates to MLSTLRCVRIITPAWLLAAALHATPVIITVPLPEARAAIVALKARGPLPEGGVIVEIPEGTYVLSAPLALTAADSGTAAAPIVWRAAPGARVVISGGCELNDWQPVTDPVIAARLPAASRRQVRTADLRSAGIRDFGRIEQRGSPGLELFFHDRRMPLARYPNEGWLLTAGVPQSGPKRFNEGLEREKRFDGVPVGRHYGRITYDGDRPAAWAPDDEIYAQGYWVWDWNDSFQRIQSIDPVRHEITFAAPHHSYGYAPRQRFRFLNVLEELDQPGEWYLDRKAGRVYFYPPAPMEPGSTVVSVLAAPLVTLDGVAHVALEGFIFEHGRGSGVIITGGEDCRIAGATFRELGGEALVISGGRRHLVVSCDFHDLANGAIRVAGGDRATLSPAGHEIRNNHIHDFSQWLRTGQYGVFIDGVGQLVAHNLIHDAPFEAMYLRGNDHVIEFNEVHHVCTETGDAGAIHTGRDFTWQGNVIRYNYWHDLQGPGLHGVTAVYLDDFSSGYQIRGNVFYRAGRAVQLGGGRDNTVANNLFVECHPAVHIDARGLGWAQNYFNGDFPWLFDRFREMHADQPPYAARYPRLKTILQDDPAVPKGNVIQANVSWGAGRWCDAYDFYAFDFHRTVTMRDNLVADAGFMRRRARPEATLDPYYLNIDTQEGYTLLPTDSAETRREFPGNELTPVAPGTFDPAALLFSAHDPAALARLGFATLPLAQMGLERDAWRTSLPVRP; encoded by the coding sequence ATGCTTTCCACCCTCCGCTGCGTCCGCATTATCACTCCGGCATGGCTGCTCGCGGCGGCGCTCCATGCCACCCCCGTCATCATCACCGTGCCGCTCCCCGAAGCCCGCGCCGCCATCGTCGCGCTTAAGGCTCGCGGTCCGCTTCCCGAGGGCGGCGTCATCGTCGAAATTCCGGAAGGGACCTATGTGCTTTCCGCTCCGCTGGCCCTCACCGCCGCAGACAGCGGCACCGCGGCCGCCCCGATCGTCTGGCGCGCGGCGCCGGGAGCCCGGGTGGTCATCTCCGGCGGATGCGAACTCAACGACTGGCAACCCGTCACCGACCCCGTCATCGCCGCCCGCCTGCCCGCCGCCAGCCGCCGCCAGGTGCGGACCGCGGATCTTCGCTCCGCCGGCATCAGGGACTTCGGTCGCATCGAGCAGCGCGGCAGCCCAGGCCTCGAGCTGTTCTTCCATGATCGCCGCATGCCGCTCGCGCGGTATCCCAACGAAGGTTGGTTGCTCACCGCAGGCGTGCCGCAATCCGGGCCCAAGCGCTTCAATGAGGGACTGGAGCGCGAGAAGCGTTTCGATGGCGTGCCCGTGGGCCGCCACTACGGGCGCATCACCTATGACGGCGACCGGCCCGCGGCCTGGGCGCCGGACGACGAAATCTACGCCCAGGGTTACTGGGTCTGGGATTGGAACGACTCCTTCCAGCGCATCCAGTCCATCGACCCCGTGCGGCATGAGATCACCTTCGCCGCGCCGCATCACAGCTACGGCTACGCGCCGCGGCAGCGCTTCCGTTTCCTCAACGTCCTCGAGGAGCTCGACCAGCCCGGCGAGTGGTATCTCGACCGCAAAGCCGGCCGCGTGTATTTCTATCCGCCCGCACCGATGGAACCCGGCTCGACGGTCGTGTCCGTGCTCGCCGCGCCGCTGGTCACGCTCGACGGCGTCGCGCACGTCGCGCTGGAGGGTTTCATCTTCGAGCACGGCCGCGGGAGCGGCGTGATCATCACCGGCGGGGAGGACTGCCGGATCGCGGGCGCCACGTTCCGCGAACTCGGCGGCGAAGCCCTCGTCATCAGCGGCGGCCGGCGGCACCTGGTCGTCAGCTGCGACTTTCACGACCTTGCCAACGGCGCCATCCGGGTGGCGGGCGGCGACCGCGCCACGCTCAGTCCCGCCGGCCACGAGATCCGCAACAACCACATCCACGACTTCAGCCAGTGGCTGCGCACCGGCCAGTATGGCGTGTTCATCGACGGCGTCGGCCAGCTCGTCGCGCACAACCTCATCCATGACGCGCCGTTCGAGGCGATGTATCTGCGCGGCAACGACCATGTGATCGAGTTCAACGAGGTGCACCACGTCTGCACCGAGACCGGCGACGCGGGGGCCATTCATACCGGCCGTGACTTCACCTGGCAGGGCAACGTCATCCGCTACAACTACTGGCATGACCTGCAGGGCCCCGGGCTGCACGGCGTGACGGCCGTCTACCTCGACGATTTCTCCAGCGGCTACCAGATTCGCGGCAACGTCTTTTACCGCGCCGGCCGCGCCGTGCAGCTCGGGGGCGGCCGCGACAACACCGTCGCCAACAACCTTTTCGTCGAGTGTCATCCCGCCGTGCACATCGACGCCCGCGGCCTCGGCTGGGCGCAGAATTATTTCAACGGCGATTTTCCCTGGCTCTTCGACCGGTTCCGGGAAATGCACGCGGACCAGCCGCCTTACGCCGCGCGGTATCCGCGGCTGAAGACCATCCTGCAGGACGATCCCGCCGTGCCCAAGGGCAACGTCATCCAGGCCAACGTTTCCTGGGGTGCCGGCCGCTGGTGCGATGCCTACGATTTTTACGCCTTCGATTTCCACCGCACCGTCACCATGCGCGACAACCTCGTCGCCGACGCTGGATTCATGCGCCGCCGCGCCCGGCCGGAGGCCACGCTCGACCCGTATTATCTCAACATCGACACCCAGGAGGGCTACACGCTGCTCCCGACCGACAGCGCCGAGACCCGCCGGGAATTCCCCGGCAACGAGCTCACCCCGGTGGCGCCCGGCACTTTCGATCCGGCCGCGCTGCTCTTCAGCGCCCACGATCCCGCGGCCCTCGCGCGGCTCGGCTTCGCCACCCTTCCGCTCGCCCAGATGGGCCTCGAGCGCGACGCTTGGCGCACTTCGCTCCCGGTGCGGCCGTAG
- a CDS encoding thymidine phosphorylase: MSTPTFFPQDIIIKKRDGGALTKDEIEFFARGVADGKTFADYQATALLMAIFWRGMTPQETAWLTDAMMRSGDVIDLSDLPGAKVDKHSTGGVGDKVSLILAPLAVACGLKVPMMSGRGLGHTGGTLDKLEAIPGFKVNLSVPEFRAILQQVGCAMIGQTPQVVPADKKLYSLRDVTGTVECIPLICASIMSKKLAEGIDSLVLDVKFGKGAFMKKKEDALTLARAMVEVGRAGGKPVRALLTAMNQPLGRAAGHTTEVIESIECLKGRGPADLMEVTYALTGQMLILGGKATNEADARKQMEAAIANGAALKVFREMCIAQGGDPKVIDDYKILPTAKKFFEVKAPTDARGFVSEVDALKCGHAIMALGGGRAAVTDHVDHAVGIADLIKIGEPVAAGTRLCTLHINDDVKGAKAEAFIREAVKFTPTAPKQEPLIQDLVC, from the coding sequence ATGAGCACCCCCACCTTTTTCCCGCAGGACATCATCATCAAGAAGCGCGACGGCGGCGCGCTGACCAAGGACGAGATCGAGTTCTTCGCCCGCGGCGTGGCCGACGGCAAGACCTTCGCCGACTACCAGGCCACCGCGCTGCTCATGGCCATTTTCTGGCGCGGCATGACGCCGCAGGAAACCGCCTGGCTCACCGACGCCATGATGCGTTCCGGCGACGTCATCGACCTGAGCGACCTGCCCGGCGCCAAGGTCGACAAGCACTCCACCGGCGGCGTGGGTGACAAGGTTTCGCTCATCCTCGCCCCGCTCGCCGTCGCCTGCGGCCTCAAGGTCCCGATGATGAGCGGCCGCGGCCTCGGCCACACCGGCGGCACGCTCGACAAGCTCGAGGCCATCCCGGGCTTCAAGGTCAACCTCAGCGTCCCGGAGTTCCGCGCCATCCTGCAGCAGGTCGGCTGCGCCATGATCGGCCAGACCCCGCAGGTCGTGCCCGCCGACAAAAAACTCTACTCGCTGCGCGACGTCACCGGCACCGTCGAGTGCATCCCGCTCATCTGCGCCAGCATCATGAGCAAGAAACTCGCCGAGGGCATCGACTCGCTCGTGCTCGACGTGAAGTTCGGCAAAGGCGCGTTCATGAAGAAAAAAGAGGACGCCCTTACGCTCGCCCGCGCCATGGTCGAGGTGGGCCGCGCCGGCGGCAAACCGGTGCGCGCGCTCCTCACGGCCATGAACCAGCCGCTCGGCCGCGCCGCCGGCCACACCACCGAGGTCATCGAGTCCATCGAGTGCCTCAAGGGCCGCGGCCCGGCCGATCTCATGGAAGTCACCTATGCGCTCACCGGCCAGATGCTGATCCTTGGGGGCAAGGCGACGAACGAGGCCGACGCCCGCAAGCAGATGGAGGCGGCCATCGCCAACGGCGCGGCGCTCAAGGTGTTTCGCGAGATGTGCATTGCGCAGGGCGGCGACCCGAAGGTCATCGACGACTATAAGATTCTCCCGACCGCGAAGAAGTTTTTCGAGGTCAAGGCTCCGACCGACGCCAGGGGGTTCGTCAGCGAGGTCGACGCCCTCAAATGCGGCCACGCCATCATGGCGCTCGGCGGCGGTCGCGCGGCCGTGACCGACCACGTCGACCACGCCGTCGGCATCGCCGACCTCATCAAGATCGGCGAGCCTGTTGCCGCCGGCACGCGCCTCTGCACGCTGCACATCAATGACGACGTCAAGGGCGCCAAGGCCGAGGCCTTCATCCGCGAGGCCGTCAAGTTCACGCCCACGGCGCCTAAGCAGGAACCTCTCATCCAAGATTTGGTCTGTTGA
- a CDS encoding aromatic ring-hydroxylating dioxygenase subunit alpha: MTLTEDAVFKSMRRTWQPVGNSADLPAGRVTGYTLLETELVIARFANGQVLAADVACPHKGARLSQGCIRDGDLMCPYHGWKFDAGGACRSIPSLLEPNAGKQALSHLRTYAVQERYGFIWVQLEPGPLADGREHALPPVPEFEDPRWAYRMGPPMAFAAGWRREVENYLDMTHFAFAHSGTLGVSADPRIRGMEIKVTPDGGYQMDAPFPALETAHEMPGKLQSAHHRQQRSWLPNFTTIRQRFTDGDERVLVHIPSPNTRESCTCFWSLAISPGFRGPPPEAQMDFAIKVLEEDRRMCEMQLPREVPINPARGGWGVLVMPGDTLANTFQKQLRRWLAAGAAD; encoded by the coding sequence ATGACCCTCACCGAGGATGCCGTCTTCAAATCAATGCGCCGCACCTGGCAGCCGGTGGGAAACTCGGCCGACCTGCCGGCGGGCCGCGTCACCGGCTACACGCTGCTGGAGACCGAGCTCGTCATCGCCCGATTTGCAAACGGCCAGGTGCTGGCCGCCGACGTCGCCTGTCCGCACAAGGGCGCCCGGCTTTCGCAGGGTTGCATCCGCGACGGCGACCTGATGTGCCCCTACCATGGCTGGAAGTTTGATGCCGGCGGCGCCTGCCGGTCGATCCCCTCGTTGCTCGAACCGAATGCCGGGAAGCAGGCGCTGTCGCACCTGCGGACCTATGCCGTGCAGGAGCGTTACGGCTTCATCTGGGTGCAACTGGAGCCGGGGCCGCTGGCGGACGGAAGGGAACATGCCTTGCCGCCGGTGCCCGAGTTCGAGGATCCGCGCTGGGCCTACCGGATGGGGCCTCCGATGGCGTTTGCCGCCGGCTGGCGGCGCGAGGTGGAGAACTATCTCGACATGACACATTTCGCCTTCGCCCACAGCGGCACCCTGGGCGTCTCGGCCGATCCGCGCATCCGCGGCATGGAGATCAAGGTCACCCCGGACGGCGGCTACCAGATGGACGCGCCGTTTCCCGCGCTGGAGACCGCGCACGAAATGCCGGGCAAGCTCCAGAGCGCCCACCACCGCCAGCAGCGCAGCTGGCTCCCGAACTTTACGACCATCCGGCAGCGCTTCACCGACGGGGACGAGCGGGTGCTCGTCCACATCCCGTCTCCCAACACGCGCGAAAGCTGCACCTGCTTCTGGTCGCTGGCGATCTCGCCGGGCTTCCGGGGGCCGCCGCCCGAGGCGCAGATGGACTTCGCGATCAAGGTGCTCGAGGAGGACCGCCGCATGTGCGAGATGCAGCTGCCGCGCGAGGTGCCCATCAATCCGGCGCGCGGCGGCTGGGGGGTGCTGGTGATGCCCGGCGACACGCTGGCCAACACTTTTCAGAAACAGCTCCGTCGCTGGCTGGCCGCCGGCGCTGCGGACTGA
- the hrpA gene encoding ATP-dependent RNA helicase HrpA: MPPRPKKPWPFRIEYPPELPISARADEIIAAIRDHQVLVLAGETGSGKTTQIPKMCLVAGRGEKGRIACTQPRRVAATSVARRVAEELNVPLGREVGCKIRFADQTSDDTVIKFMTDGMLLAELQADPELRAYDTIIVDEAHERSLNIDFILGHLRRLRVRRPDLKIIITSATIDTEAFSKAFDGAPIIEVSGRVYPVEVIYSPLEEMGRANLPDEPPGKAARRDDSPYQKKSRPDDFTYIDAAVEAVERVLLESSAGDVLVFMPTERDIRETRDLLEGRRLGRIEVVPLFGRLTNAEQQRVFASTQGRKVIVATNIAETSLTIPGIRFVIDTGLSRFSRYTPQSRTRRLPVEPVSQSSADQRKGRCGRVSDGVCIRLYSEQDFNDRPRFTQPEIQRSNLADVILRMKAFGLGDIEEFPFLNAPPAKGIRAGYALLHELGAIDDAGVLTDLGRELAHLPVDPTVGRMILQARNEKALREVLIIAAALSIQDPRERPLDQQQKADTAHKRFTHPDSDFLTLLAIWEIYHDEFEAMTLGKQRKFCTAHFLSFMRMREWRDVHAQLEDTLRERDGFTRTSIYDGVKQGQEVKLALGTPAFAAIHRSILAGLLGNIATRTDEGDYHAAHDRRVNVFPGSALFEKTERKHNPSGGRVPPPKAKVARWLMAAEIMETARIYARTCARIDPHWVLDLGAHLLRVAHSEPFWNAEAGRVLVKERRRLYNLELETRSASYGRINPAHATEIFIREGLVGDTVTWPFDFLVHNRRIRDEAETRLTRTRSSGYMNLDEAVYRFYAREFAKVEPGLRTGLQESGNGENLSGGRVPPQGISSVPELIDFVRHQQATRPKFLFMAEDSLRSDEEVAHDATAFPEAMPVDNRVLPLAYAYQPGKEADGVTVRVSLAEAEALTAAALDWAVPGHLPEKVELMLKALPKEQRRNLIPLTETAQKLVRDLALISARPKQPTLAEALAELLSPRLGVRIDPALWDAKIFPDHLRVRVEVVDNRDQVLGASRDLAEIQAQLHSRSRDVSKQAATVDNSAWRAARAKWEGEPAAEWKFGDLPEKILVSEHHGVPVHAHPGLKALPAGVAVRLFATPEEATAASRAGLVKLFETQLRHDLGWLEKDLKALRMLGTLAVTLTTPDALQADAFESIRRWVCDAGRMGRANRPDEPKGTARRDDSPYQLTKAAFEQAIIRAKQDLRGLVPKLGDWLKEIFTLRLALQTAKQTYPGMADDLAALLPPDFLRTTPFERIAHLPRYLKGLQARAERARRDPAKDAARAAELAPFVKAVAALYERRSGGHRPPLQGKAGEFRWLVEEFRVSLFAQELGTVEPVSAVRLERMLAEVGGANPPDEPARRDDSPYLKPATATSKKGAPLKSLGALDQLFRK, translated from the coding sequence ATGCCGCCCCGTCCGAAGAAACCCTGGCCCTTCCGGATCGAGTATCCGCCCGAGCTGCCCATCAGCGCCCGGGCGGACGAGATCATTGCGGCCATCCGCGACCACCAGGTGCTGGTGCTCGCGGGCGAGACCGGTTCGGGCAAGACCACGCAGATCCCAAAGATGTGTCTCGTGGCCGGCCGCGGCGAGAAGGGGCGCATCGCCTGCACCCAACCCCGCCGCGTGGCCGCCACCTCGGTGGCCCGGCGCGTGGCCGAGGAGCTCAATGTGCCCCTCGGGCGCGAGGTCGGCTGCAAGATCCGTTTCGCCGACCAGACCTCCGATGACACCGTCATCAAGTTCATGACCGACGGCATGCTGCTCGCCGAGTTGCAGGCCGATCCGGAGCTGCGCGCCTACGACACCATCATCGTGGACGAGGCGCACGAACGCTCGCTCAACATCGACTTCATTCTCGGCCACCTGCGCCGGTTGCGCGTGCGCCGGCCGGACCTGAAGATCATCATCACCTCGGCGACGATCGACACCGAGGCGTTTTCCAAGGCCTTCGATGGTGCACCGATCATCGAGGTCTCGGGCCGGGTTTATCCGGTGGAGGTGATTTACTCGCCGCTGGAGGAGATGGGTAGGGCGAATCTTCCGGATGAGCCGCCGGGCAAGGCGGCTCGTCGGGACGACTCGCCCTACCAGAAGAAAAGCCGGCCGGACGACTTCACCTACATCGACGCCGCCGTCGAGGCCGTCGAGCGCGTGCTGCTTGAGAGCTCGGCCGGCGACGTGCTGGTGTTCATGCCCACCGAGCGCGACATCCGCGAGACGCGCGACTTGCTCGAGGGCCGCCGGCTCGGCCGAATCGAGGTCGTGCCACTGTTCGGGCGTCTGACTAACGCCGAGCAGCAACGCGTCTTTGCCTCCACCCAGGGCCGCAAGGTCATTGTCGCGACCAACATCGCCGAGACCTCGCTGACGATCCCCGGCATCCGGTTCGTCATCGACACGGGCCTGTCGCGCTTCAGCCGCTACACGCCGCAGAGCCGCACGCGCCGGCTGCCGGTCGAGCCGGTCTCGCAGAGCAGCGCCGACCAGCGCAAGGGCCGCTGCGGCCGCGTGAGCGACGGCGTGTGCATCCGGCTGTATTCCGAGCAGGATTTCAACGACCGGCCGCGCTTCACCCAGCCGGAGATCCAGCGCAGCAACCTGGCGGATGTCATTTTGCGCATGAAGGCTTTCGGTCTCGGCGACATCGAGGAATTTCCGTTCCTGAACGCGCCGCCGGCCAAGGGCATTCGCGCCGGTTACGCGCTGTTGCACGAACTCGGGGCGATCGACGATGCCGGCGTGTTGACCGATCTCGGCCGCGAGCTGGCGCACCTGCCGGTGGACCCGACGGTCGGCCGCATGATTCTGCAGGCTCGGAACGAGAAGGCGTTGCGGGAGGTGTTGATCATTGCGGCGGCGCTCAGCATCCAGGACCCGCGGGAACGGCCGCTCGACCAACAGCAGAAGGCGGACACGGCCCACAAGCGATTCACGCACCCTGACTCCGATTTTCTCACCTTGCTCGCCATCTGGGAGATCTACCACGACGAGTTCGAGGCCATGACGCTCGGCAAGCAGCGGAAGTTCTGCACGGCGCACTTCCTGTCGTTCATGCGGATGCGCGAATGGCGCGACGTGCACGCCCAACTTGAGGACACGCTGCGCGAGCGCGACGGCTTCACCCGGACCTCGATCTACGACGGCGTGAAGCAGGGACAGGAGGTGAAGCTCGCGCTCGGCACGCCGGCCTTCGCGGCGATCCACCGGTCCATCCTCGCGGGGTTGCTCGGCAACATCGCCACACGGACGGACGAGGGCGATTACCACGCGGCGCACGACCGGCGGGTGAACGTGTTCCCCGGTTCGGCGTTGTTTGAAAAAACGGAACGGAAACACAACCCGTCCGGAGGCCGGGTTCCACCGCCGAAGGCGAAGGTTGCGCGCTGGCTCATGGCCGCGGAAATCATGGAGACAGCCCGCATCTACGCCCGCACGTGCGCGCGCATCGACCCGCACTGGGTGCTCGACCTCGGGGCGCATCTGCTGCGCGTGGCGCACAGCGAGCCCTTCTGGAACGCCGAGGCCGGCCGCGTGCTGGTGAAGGAGCGCCGCCGGCTCTACAACCTCGAGCTGGAGACGCGCTCGGCGAGCTACGGCAGGATCAACCCCGCGCACGCCACCGAGATCTTCATCCGCGAGGGGCTCGTCGGCGACACGGTCACCTGGCCGTTTGATTTTCTCGTCCACAACCGCCGCATCCGCGACGAGGCCGAGACGCGGCTGACCCGCACGCGCAGCTCGGGCTACATGAATCTCGACGAGGCCGTCTACCGGTTCTACGCGCGGGAGTTCGCCAAGGTGGAGCCCGGCCTCCGGACGGGCTTGCAGGAATCCGGTAACGGGGAAAACCTGTCCGGAGGCCGGGTTCCACCTCAAGGCATCAGCAGCGTGCCCGAACTCATCGACTTCGTCCGCCACCAGCAGGCCACCAGGCCGAAATTCCTTTTCATGGCGGAAGACAGCCTCCGGTCCGACGAGGAAGTGGCGCATGATGCCACGGCATTCCCGGAGGCGATGCCGGTGGACAACCGCGTGCTGCCGCTCGCCTATGCCTACCAGCCGGGCAAGGAGGCCGACGGAGTCACCGTGCGTGTGAGCCTGGCCGAGGCCGAGGCGCTGACGGCCGCTGCGCTCGACTGGGCGGTGCCGGGTCATCTGCCCGAGAAAGTTGAGCTGATGCTCAAGGCGTTGCCGAAGGAGCAACGGCGCAACCTGATCCCCCTGACGGAGACGGCGCAGAAGCTGGTGCGCGACCTCGCTCTCATCAGCGCGCGGCCCAAACAACCGACGCTGGCCGAGGCGCTGGCGGAGCTGTTGTCGCCCCGGCTCGGCGTGCGCATCGATCCGGCGCTGTGGGACGCGAAGATTTTTCCCGACCACCTGCGGGTGCGCGTCGAGGTCGTGGACAACCGCGACCAGGTCCTGGGCGCCAGCCGCGATCTGGCGGAGATCCAAGCGCAGCTGCACAGCCGTTCGCGCGACGTGAGCAAGCAGGCGGCGACGGTGGACAACAGCGCGTGGCGAGCCGCCCGGGCCAAGTGGGAGGGCGAACCGGCGGCCGAATGGAAATTCGGCGACCTGCCGGAAAAAATCCTCGTGAGCGAACACCACGGGGTGCCGGTGCACGCCCATCCCGGCCTGAAGGCGCTGCCGGCAGGCGTGGCCGTGCGGCTGTTCGCCACGCCCGAGGAAGCCACGGCGGCGTCCCGCGCCGGGTTGGTGAAACTGTTCGAGACGCAGCTGCGCCACGACCTGGGTTGGCTGGAGAAGGATCTCAAAGCCCTGCGGATGCTCGGGACGCTGGCGGTGACGCTCACGACGCCCGACGCGCTGCAGGCGGACGCTTTCGAGTCGATCCGGCGCTGGGTGTGCGATGCGGGACGGATGGGTAGGGCGAATCGTCCCGATGAGCCAAAGGGCACGGCTCGTCGGGACGACTCGCCCTACCAGCTGACCAAAGCCGCGTTCGAACAGGCAATCATCAGAGCGAAGCAGGATTTGCGCGGGCTGGTGCCGAAGCTCGGCGACTGGCTGAAGGAGATCTTCACGCTCCGGCTGGCATTGCAGACCGCGAAGCAGACCTACCCCGGCATGGCCGACGACCTGGCGGCGCTGCTGCCGCCGGATTTCCTCCGCACCACGCCGTTCGAGCGGATCGCGCACCTGCCGCGTTACCTGAAGGGCCTGCAGGCGCGGGCCGAGCGCGCCCGGCGCGATCCGGCCAAGGATGCGGCGCGCGCGGCGGAACTGGCGCCATTCGTCAAAGCTGTAGCGGCGCTCTATGAGCGCCGGTCCGGCGGTCACAGACCGCCGCTACAGGGGAAGGCCGGCGAATTCCGCTGGCTGGTGGAGGAATTCCGCGTGAGCCTGTTCGCGCAGGAGCTGGGCACGGTGGAGCCGGTGTCAGCGGTGCGGCTGGAACGCATGCTGGCCGAGGTGGGTGGGGCGAATCCTCCGGATGAGCCGGCTCGTCGGGACGACTCGCCCTACCTGAAGCCGGCTACCGCAACATCAAAAAAGGGCGCCCCGCTGAAGAGTCTCGGCGCGCTGGACCAGCTGTTCCGGAAATAG